A window of Aequoribacter fuscus genomic DNA:
CTGTGGGATAGCTTCAAAGAGCCAGAAGAAGAGCCGTTTAAAGGCAAGTCGTTGCTTGAGCATTTTTGTGCCTTACCGCGCGACGGTGTTGCCTTGGGTGCAGCGGGCAAGATTTTCTCGGCCGAGGATTGCGCCAAAGCGATGGATTCGGGTTTGGACTTTGTCGTGCTGGGACGCACCGCGATTCTGCACCACGATGCGCCTGCTCGGATCGTGGCAGATGCGAGTTTCACGCCCACCAAGCCGCCCGTGTCACGCGAGTATTTAGCGGCCGAGGGTTTGGGTAAGCCCTTTATCGATTACATGAGCACCTGGAAGGGCTTTGTCGCTGCAGAGTGACGCCGTACGAACTGCCTCCTTGGGGTACAGTTGCGCGAGTAGCGCGTCTTGCTCGCGCAACAGTTCGGTCTCGGTCGCTGCCCACAACGCAATGTGTCCGAGTTTGCGTTTTGGTCGGTTCTCTTTGCCGTACCAGACCGGTTCAAATTGTTTGTTCGTCGGGATCTGATCTTGTTCAACGGGTCCCAGAATATTGACTAAGCCATAAACCTGCGGGAATGATTGGTGTACTAGCGACATGCCCGCTACCGCACGAATGTGCTGTTCAAACTGAGAACATAAGCCACTTTGTAGGGTCCAGTGTCCGCTGTTATGGACTCGAGGTGCAATCTCGTTAATCAAAATGCCGTTTTGCGTCACGAAACATTCGACGGTCAAGACACCAACGTAATTCAACTCTTGCAACAAAGTGCTGGCGTAGCGTTCTAGGGTGTGTTGTTGCTCCGCGCTAATTAAGGGCGCCGGCGCGATGGAGGATATTAGAATGCTATTTTGGTGTTGGTTTTCCACAACGGGGTAGCAAACGATATCGCCAAACTGATCGCGCGCGGCGATGATCGACACTTCAAACTCGAAATTAATGCGTTCCTCGATTAACACGGCGGTGTCGGTCAGTTTGGATGTGATGTGGACGG
This region includes:
- a CDS encoding 5-(carboxyamino)imidazole ribonucleotide synthase, whose protein sequence is MKVAIYGCGQLARMMAEAAHSLGVSVCFLAEPNEDTRCVEHLGTVIRIDPSNPKASLLGVSDIDAITVEREQIDLSVLQRLNEEVPIYPPIEALAKTQHRLKEKSLLTDLNLPTSPWVSSCVEPSIIAKSLRFPVVIKHPTQGYDGKSQWHAKTLDETVHITSKLTDTAVLIEERINFEFEVSIIAARDQFGDIVCYPVVENQHQNSILISSIAPAPLISAEQQHTLERYASTLLQELNYVGVLTVECFVTQNGILINEIAPRVHNSGHWTLQSGLCSQFEQHIRAVAGMSLVHQSFPQVYGLVNILGPVEQDQIPTNKQFEPVWYGKENRPKRKLGHIALWAATETELLREQDALLAQLYPKEAVRTASLCSDKALPGAHVIDKGLTQTLGR